The following proteins are co-located in the Gigantopelta aegis isolate Gae_Host chromosome 5, Gae_host_genome, whole genome shotgun sequence genome:
- the LOC121373627 gene encoding gastrula zinc finger protein XlCGF71.1-like: protein MSANDHGKCFKCEVCSRCCSFYSQLKVHMLTHTGEKPFQCGMCLKSFPTKSGIVRHMPTHTGKKPFKCDVCSKCFLERASLKQHRLIHTGDKAFKCAVCTKSFLHRGQLRQHALTHSGLKLYKCEMCTKSFTQMFSLKQHMLDHTGEKAFKCGVCDRRFKQSCTLKQHMLVHTGEKPFRCEVCQKVCSQNSNLKQHMLVHSGEARFRCNFCPAYFSYSASLTRHLAEHNTDGLFFNILGCEKQSDDL, encoded by the coding sequence ATGTCTGCTAATGATCACGGCAAATGCTTCAAATGTGAGGTATGCTCGAGATGCTGTTCATTCTACTCCCAACTAAAAGTTCATATGCTAACCCATACCGGCGAAAAACCTTTCCAATGTGGAATGTGTCTGAAGAGTTTCCCAACGAAATCCGGCATCGTGCGCCACATGCCCACACACACTGGaaaaaaacctttcaaatgtgacgTGTGCTCCAAATGCTTCTTAGAACGAGCCTCCCTCAAGCAGCATAGGTTGATTCACACTGGCGACAAGGCTTTCAAGTGTGCAGTGTGCACGAAAAGCTTCCTGCACAGAGGCCAGCTGAGGCAGCATGCGTTGACCCACTCTGGGCTGAAGCTTTACAAATGCGAGATGTGCACCAAAAGCTTCACACAGATGTTCAGTCTGAAGCAGCATATGTTGGACCATACAGGAGAGAAAGCCTTTAAGTGCGGAGTGTGCGACAGAAGATTCAAGCAGAGTTGCACCTTAAAGCAGCATATGCTTGTGCACACCGGAGAGAAACCGTTCAGATGCGAGGTGTGCCAGAAGGTGTGCTCGCAGAATAGCAACTTAAAGCAGCACATGCTGGTACATAGCGGCGAGGCGCGGTTCAGATGTAACTTCTGTCCGGCCTATTTCTCGTACAGTGCCAGTTTGACGCGGCACTTGGCAGAGCATAATACTGACGGGCtgtttttcaatatattagGTTGTGAAAAACAAAGTGACGACTTGTAG